The DNA window TGGCGCTGGCCGTCGGGGATATACTGGAAAATAACGGTGTTGAAGTCATTTTCACAAGGGTTACGGATGTATATGATTCGCCTTATGAAAAAGCAGATATGGCAAACGCGGCCGATGCGGATTTTTTCGTGTCCATCCACAGAAATGCAGCCGCAGAGCCGGGAACAGGCTCCGGCACAATGACGCTGGTGTACAGAGAAGAAGGACTTGCCAAAGAACTGGCTTCTTCCATCAATAGAGAACTTGCCAAAACGGGCTTTACGGATCTGGGAACCTTTGAAAGACCCGGTCTGGTGGTCCTTCGCAGAACGCAGATACCGGCCGTGCTGGTGGAAGCTGGTTTTATCGACAATCCGGAAGATAATGCAAGGTTTGACGCACAGTTTGACGAGATCGCAAATGCGATTGCAACCGGAATACTGAACGTGATCAGACAGCAGGAAGAGGAAGAACAATTCTACATGATCCAGACAGGCGCCTACCGCATCCGCTCCCTGGCTGAGCAGCAGCTCGAAGAACTGAAGGCGGAAGGATTTCCGGCATATCTGGTATCCGGAGATGGACTTTTCAGAGTCAGAGTCGGAGCCTTTAGCGACATTGACAATGCTGCAAAGATGGAACAGGAACTGAGAGAAATGGGATTTCCGACGGTCATGGTTCATGGACCGGCAGTGAATTAGAAACTGCCCGTTTATCCCTGGTTTTTATGGATTCGTTTTAAACTCTGCTTTTGGTGATTTGGCTATTGTGAAGTAAAAGTGGGAATTTTTGATTATAGTTCCCGGTAAGGAATACAGTTGTTTTTGGTCTGCGCCCTCCTGTGTGTAACGGGAGGGCTTTTTAAAATGAGGGGGAGGGCTGATTCTGATATTGATGGTTTTCAGGATGTAATTGAAGCTGGGGGAAAGGTGTAGTATGATGGGAGGAGATAAGGATTTAATTGAGATGCGAGGACGCCTCTGTAAGACGGCGGACGGGGTGGTGGGAGGGTGGATATGAGTCTTCAGTCCCGGTTTGTAGGTTGTGGTGAGGGGGAATCCGGAGAAAGACTTTCCTGCGGGGACTCGCTCGCGCTTGTGAAGCGCACAGCGGATGCTAAGCTCGAAAGGACCTCGCTAAGCACCGGCGGGCTTCAAGGTCACCCTTCGGAAAGTTTTTCTCCTCCTTCCCCGGGCAGGTTGTCGACGGGACTGAAGACTCAGTGAAGGTGACTGCCCCGTCCGCCGGCTTCAGGGGCTGATTGTCTCTTTCGTCAAGTAAGGGGGAGGTCTTGTCGCGGCCACTATGTAGTCGTGAATCTTTTACCTTAAGAAGGTATTTTGGGCTGGCTTCAGAGATAAATACAAAGCTAAATCATATGATGAAGCAAAAAATTCAATGGTTATTCAAGGATAGGTCAGGAGCTAGAGCTCTGATTCATCAATTGAATACCATACAGGGAAGGCATTCTCCCGGAATTCGAGGAAATGTAGCGGTAGCGACAATACCTCTCCCCTTTGAAGGAATAAGAACAAATCAGCGGCCGCAGGCCGGATTCCCCACCCGCGACAACCTGCAAACCGGGACTGAAGACTCACAACCTCCCCTCACCATCCCGAACTCCGATAACGGCGGCGTTCTCATTCTTCAATTAAATCCCCAAATAATTGAACAGGAGGATAAACTAATGAAAGTACATAAAATAGCCGTAATACCCGGAGACGGTGTAGGCCCGGAGGTAATCAGGGAAGGAGTGCGGGTTCTTAAGAAGGCCGCTGAACTGGATGGAAGTTTCCGGTTTGAGTTTACCTGGTTTCCCTGGGGCTGTGAATATTATCTGAAAAATGGCCGCATGATGGAGGAGGACGGAATCAGCCAACTGGAGAAATTTGATGCAATCTATCTCGGGGCCGTGGGATATCCGGGAGTGCCGGATCATATTTCACTGTGGGATCTTCTGCTTGTAATAAGGAAGAGTTTCGACCAGTATGTGAACCTGAGGCCGATTGTGCTTTTGAAGGGTGCACCCTGCCCTCTGAAGGACGTGAAGCGGGAAGAGGTTGATATGATCTTTGTGCGGGAAAACAGTGAGGGGGAGTACGCCGGAAGCGGAAGCTGGCTGTACAGGGGGAAACCGAATGAAGTAGTAATACAGGACGGCGTTTTTTCGAGAGTGGGCTGCGAGAGAATTATCCGGTATGCCTTTGAGCTGGCAAGGGAAAAGAAGAAATCCCTTACGAGCATCAGCAAGGGAAATGCGCTCAATTATTCTATGGTATTCTGGGATCAGATTTTTAAGGAGGTCAGTGCGGAATACCCCGATGTGGAAACACATTCCTACCTGGTGGATGCAGCAAGTATGCTGATGGTGAAAGAACCGTGGCGGTTTGAGATTGTCGTGACATCCAACCTGTTTGGTGATATTTTGACGGATCTCGGAGCTGCCATAGCCGGAGGAATGGGACTGGCCGCCGGAGCCAACCTGAATCCGGAGCGAAAATATCCCTCCATGTTTGAGCCGATTCACGGCTCCGCGCCGGACATAGCGGGTCAGGGAAAAGCGAATCCCCTGGCGGCAATATGGTCCGCCAGCCAGATGATGGATTTCTTCGGCCATGAGGACTGGGGGAAAAAGATTTTGTCTTCTATTGAGGCTGTTTTGGAAGAGGGGAAATCTCTGACACCGGATCTTGGCGGTACCGCCACAACGGAGGAGACTGCCGGAAAAGTGATTGAGATGCTTTGCAGCGGCAGATAAAACTTTATTTTTAGCATCGCGAAGCGTGTTATTGTTCACAGTGCAATGCGGTGTGAACCGTAACATTAAAATGCGCTGGCAAATTGGAATAAGATGGAAAATTAATAGAAAACAGAAAGATAGTGTGATATAATGTAGTTACAATAAAACCGAATTAATGAGAAGGGGAGGCGTTACT is part of the [Clostridium] symbiosum genome and encodes:
- a CDS encoding tartrate dehydrogenase translates to MKVHKIAVIPGDGVGPEVIREGVRVLKKAAELDGSFRFEFTWFPWGCEYYLKNGRMMEEDGISQLEKFDAIYLGAVGYPGVPDHISLWDLLLVIRKSFDQYVNLRPIVLLKGAPCPLKDVKREEVDMIFVRENSEGEYAGSGSWLYRGKPNEVVIQDGVFSRVGCERIIRYAFELAREKKKSLTSISKGNALNYSMVFWDQIFKEVSAEYPDVETHSYLVDAASMLMVKEPWRFEIVVTSNLFGDILTDLGAAIAGGMGLAAGANLNPERKYPSMFEPIHGSAPDIAGQGKANPLAAIWSASQMMDFFGHEDWGKKILSSIEAVLEEGKSLTPDLGGTATTEETAGKVIEMLCSGR
- a CDS encoding N-acetylmuramoyl-L-alanine amidase, which translates into the protein MDIRKRVVIDAGHGGEYDPGAVFEGRQEKDDNLRLALAVGDILENNGVEVIFTRVTDVYDSPYEKADMANAADADFFVSIHRNAAAEPGTGSGTMTLVYREEGLAKELASSINRELAKTGFTDLGTFERPGLVVLRRTQIPAVLVEAGFIDNPEDNARFDAQFDEIANAIATGILNVIRQQEEEEQFYMIQTGAYRIRSLAEQQLEELKAEGFPAYLVSGDGLFRVRVGAFSDIDNAAKMEQELREMGFPTVMVHGPAVN